The genomic interval TTCGGATGATCGCGTTCCCGCCCTCTGTATCCCGATGAACAGAAAAAACAATGAAAGAAAATATATAAAAACCCTACGGCCCCTGCATAAAAACAGCAGCAAAAGAAGAAGCATAAGTATCCCCGATAGCAACATGGGGAGCCCATCATCCGCGTGTCCAAAAATTACGCGTCGCAGTATTATCCCTGTTAAGAACCACAATGTCATCATTGGAAGACCGTTCCTCGATCATATTCTATTTTTTCGCTTATCATCCTTATCTTAGCCGGGCCTATACCCTTGATCTTCCCCAGGTCTTCAAGCGACATGCTCCCACCCTTGCGTTCTCTGTAGGCTATTATCCTCTTCGCTATCGCCGGTCCGATACCCGGAAGCGACGAGAGATCTTCCACCCCGGCGCTATTGATGTTCACACCCATCTTTTTCCTGTAACTCTCGGCATAAGATAAAAATCTTTCTTTATCACATACCCTGTCCCGGCCTGCCTTTCCCCTTATGATGAACAGCTCTTCTTCGCACGCATTATCCCTTATCACCATGGAGATCGACGCTAGGAACAGCGAAAAACACAGTACGAACATGAAAGTATCAACTTTTTTGTCCCTGTCCATCCAGCCCTCCCTTAACACACAGCTTAACCCTGTTTATTGTTTTTGTCAAAATAAATTTGCTTTTTAATTAATAAG from Candidatus Omnitrophota bacterium carries:
- a CDS encoding ComEA family DNA-binding protein, which produces MDRDKKVDTFMFVLCFSLFLASISMVIRDNACEEELFIIRGKAGRDRVCDKERFLSYAESYRKKMGVNINSAGVEDLSSLPGIGPAIAKRIIAYRERKGGSMSLEDLGKIKGIGPAKIRMISEKIEYDRGTVFQ